The genomic DNA AACGTTAAGGTTCATTGTCAAGATCATCAGTATAAATATAGATTGTAATGAGACATTGCATTGCATAACATTCGATTGTTTGTTGCAGCCGGAGACTCAGTTGGCTCCGAGGAAATCAAAGGGTGCTTCGTCTTAAACTGCTGAGTAATGGATTGTTAGTCGGAAGCTTTTAATTTGTTGTCTCTGTAATGAGAACATTTTTGTTTACTTCACAATGAGGTGCTTAAGACTCAAAAGTTTGTCTGTGGAGATTCCTGGTTTCTATTTAAAGCTATGCTCATTTCGCATTGAATATCTTAATacttaattaaatatatattgaaaAATCCATCAAATTAACTGAATTAATCGATTGTTAATTAATTTGTTATAAACTATATTGGATTGTTTAAATtctataaatataatttaaatggtGATACAATCTCATTTGAAAGGTATTGAAGGATTAAGATTTATGGGTAGAAATAGTTACAGTATTGTATGATGGtttgttttaaaagaaatatataattTTTGTCTGACAAATAGAGATTGAATtggaaaaataataaaaccaaaccGATTTCAAAGCCAAGAAAAATAGATTACCTCTTGTTGAAGcgcaaaattattattattataagttAAGAAGCAAGAATAATTATAGATTGAAGCCAAAGGAATCGAGAAAAACAAAAGTCTAGAAATAATATGAAGACGGAGAATGATTCTCGGAAGGGTTTGGTttattaaatgaaatagactcaTATAAGTTAGGAATTGaactaattaaatcaaaattaatttatttggtCTATTATTCCTTTTAAGTTAGAATTaggctaaattttaaaaataaaaacttaaattaacCTAATGAAAATAttgtttattctttaattaaatgttgatTTTCTGTTTCCATTTTTCATATAAAACATTAGTCAATTAAAATATGTAATAGTTGTAATACTCTCCCAAAAATTGAAACCTAGACAACCATAAATCcttatacatttcacaaatttaaaatCTACTCCCAATTCAAAATATTAAACCTCTTAATTATTTTATTGGTGTGAcagtttaaaattaaaaaaaatcgatAACAATGTAACTAAAACATTATAATAAACCTAAACTTAACAAAGTATttttaattgtgttaataattaaacaaattttaaaatctgaaaattAATAGTTAAACCTAAATTTTAAGATCTGAAAAATAGGACTAGAAATCAAAGTAGAAtgactaaatctcaaatttacGAAGAGTATAGGAAACTATGGCATAATTTAACCTAATTTATAAGACTATGTATATTTAAGGCATTCAATTATTGTTTTCAGGAACCAATATTCCTTTTGCTCAGTAAGTAATGTTTTGCCATTAGTGTCTTCAACATATCAGCTTCATTATGGCACCCAAAAGTATTTTCATTCTATGCTGTCCAACTCTTATATCCGAGCCAACATGGATACTACCTACGGTAAAAACTATAAAAGAATGACAATTGCTACACAGTGAGCAAATAATGAAGTAAAACAACAACAGGTGTGGAACAAAGATCATTGCATAAGATTCCTAAGCAGTAATATTTGTGCATGAATGAGTATCACCATGTTTTAATCACATGCAAAATCAATACCAAAtgctgaaaaagaaaagaaaaaaatggggtTATAAGGACTGCATGGAGTAGTTGTATCCATGTCAATTTCAGATCCATTCATTTTTTCATTGAGAAAACGGGTGAAAGCTTCTTCTCCAACTCCAATAAGCTGAAATTTCAATACaacaattatttttatcataaagGTTCAACTAAAAAGAttggaaaaattaaataaatgactcACATCTCGTATTTGCGCAAAGCCTCGTTCCGTTTAGCTATGTAGAGGTCGCTATCTTTAGGTATATTGTTCAAAGGATTGTCTAGATAGAAGAAACAGATAAAGAAAGTACATTAGAACAACTGTTCTTTGACATGCTGAAGATTATATGTTGCTTCATTGTTCAATATTCTATTACATGTTGCATAAAAGCAAACATACTGCAGCTGTTTGCTCATTTATCATtaaatatgatttgaattttttttttcaaaaatttgagaaagcaCAAAGGACGAGTGTAAAAGCAGCAAACAGGCCAAAAAAACCTTCAAAATCGTGCATTTTATAGATAACACAATCATAGGCAAAGCTCATAAGTTTGTATCTAAGCATTAACGTAGCCAGTAAGTCTTGTTATCACAGAGAACAACATGGAATCTGTGAAAAGAGGGAAACAAAAATGAGATGATCACCAAACAACTTACAGCTGCAAGTTGGCACCCAAAATAAAGCCATTGAGAGACACTAGAAATATCTCACTAAATTTATTTAATAGTTATAATGGTATGATTACAAACCATTCgtgtttgatttgaattaatttcTAGATTTGTGAACATCTACTTAAGTAAATTACCATTACAAATTTCCTACATGCAGTTTGTCTCGACAATAATTATCTCTCCTCTCCTCTCAGGAAAGCAAAAGAATGCTCTTTTCGCATCGAACATCAAACCTACCCTAAACATTATATAAAACTAACAGAAATTTGAGACATACTTGGCACTGGTGCTGGTTTTTTTGCCACTACATCCTTCCGAACTTTCAAAACACTTTCTTTATTCAAGGGCTGCGATCCAACCTGCTCAAGTAAGTGAAATTAGCAATTAACAGGTTTGTAGATATTGAATTTGAAGGATAAAAAACAAAGTGAAACAGCTGAAGCTGATTCTTCGTCGAGTTCATAGAAAGCTGATTCTTAGCGAACTCAATGCCATGAAAAGAGTATTTAAGGCCACAAATACAACGAGTGACACAAAGCAAAGATTTTTTTTACTAGGATACATACCGGTTAAACTGAACATTCAAATACCAGACTTTGAAAGACCAAATACCGAAGAATCATTACCTTCTTTTCCCTCCTCTTTAATATCTTTAAATGGCACTTTTTTATGTAGTGCATCAAATGATACCGCGAATGCCTAGAGCACAATTGGTCCTTGACTTGTGGGTTATCGTTCAACCAATCCAAAATATCTTTCGATTTGACCACTTCATCGGTATCCAAAGATTCTAACCATGAATACACCGGTATCCACTGATCGGTGCGCTGAAACCGAGCCGGTGGAAGATCATGCTGACTTGGTTCTCTATCCTACCAAATGAGACGAGAAAAACATACGAGGATAAGCACAAAGAAGCCAAAATTTCAGTCTCATCATAACGTAAACAGTCCATAATAAACAAAAACACAGAAAATTTACGAACAGAGTTGAAGAAAACAAGCCATTTCTTTTAACTTACAAGCATTGATTCTTTCCCCATGTTGTGAACTCTCTACTTGATAAAATTACATTACAATAATTCCAAAAATAAAACCCAGAATAAGTTCTTTATTCATTAATTTCGGGAAACGCTTCTTTCTCCATTTTTTAATCAGTGGCTAGGAATATTCAAGCAATTAATACAGAGACCaggatatttaaattaaatatttttactaaaaatacCCACTGCAATAAATGCAGGAAAAAAACCTGGGTCTGGGAGGGAAATCTCAGGTAATTTTGGATTGAGAGGAGTCTTTCGATGAGCTCAGATCGTGGCATCGATTGGAGATCGGCTGGTAACGAGCCGAAGTTGGAATCGATCCAGACTTCCACTTGGCTCTCCGTCACGGCTTTTGCTTCTGGAAAAGCACCTACCCAGGCTCGAGCCAGGGTCTCCCATTCTTGGGCTTGCTGTTGATCTTCTCGGAGCTGATTTTTAGGGCTCCGATCGGACGGTCGAGGTTCGCCGTCTAGGGTTTGCTCCGTTGAGTTCGACATCTCGTCGGCTGCCGCCAAATTTGACCCGAGTTGAGAAACACTCATGTTTTTTGCGGGTTTAATTTGTGTGTTTTAAAGTAGAATAGCAACGGCACCGTTTCGGTTTCATTTCTTTGCGTTTCTAGAAattatttaaccttttaaaacctAAATCTATTTAAAAAATGCTTGGAAaactattaaatataaatttcaatTAGAAACAAAAACAATTTGAAAACAATAACACATACTTATGTAAGGTAAATAACTGAAATATTATTACTCCATATAATtgaaatattacattttagtgaataaaataaataatttaaaattttgaatataattaaaatattattattatattttaaaatgattgtatgaattaattaaaataaactcaAGTGGATGGGTAGTAAGGTAATTAGGGGGCAGGTGGTGAGTTGGTTTATATAAGTAATTTCTTTCATTCCTCACTATCTACTTACAACTCCTCCTAATCTATGGAAGAGCAAGATGAAAAAGAGCTGCAATTACTCCCCACTTCTCTCACCATTGCTTCACCATCCCCCACGTTATCTCATTCTTCATCGCTAACTTACCGATCGACGACGATGATGAGCGATCAATTCTTAGGGCCGTCATCATCACTTGACTTGCAGCTATCAATCAGTCTAAGGCCAGTCCATCAACATCCATCAAACCGTAACGATTTCGATCGCGTTGAGTCATTGAAACAACGGACGGCGGAGCAAATCCGGTTGGCGGCCATCGAGAAGGCTTACGCGGAGCGAGTTCGGGAGCTCACAAAGAGGGAAATGGAGATGGCTCGGTCCGATTTCGCGAGAGCTAAACATGTTTGGAAAAGAGCAAGGGAAGATGTTGAAAAAGCTGAGAAAATGAAGGAAAGAGCAACGTTGCAGATAGATTCTACGTGCATGGAGATCACTTGCCAATCTTGTAGGCAAAGGTTCAAGCCTTAATAAAATGTTACTTTTGAATATGTGTATGTACGTTGAATGTATCCGAGTTTTATTTCATACTCAAATCTATTTTTTAACTCATTTGGATGATTTTGTTTAGGGATGAGAAAAATTTTCCGAGGAAATAATAATTCGGTTTTTATTAAGTTAGTATTTTAAGTAATTGAAGATTGAAATAATGGCATTTTTGAAGCAAGATTTTAGAGGGAGTGGGAGCCAAGGCAAGCACATATGCTTGTAATTGCTGTCAAAACctcgaatttgatgtataataggatattatctttaatcaaattcatgataaaataaaataaaaaagttaatCAATTGCGTCATGTTCTGACACTTGGACTTGAATACCTTAACCAGTGAAATTGAGAAACTTGATTTTGATAGAAAAAATTAAAGGCAAAAGAATGAGGGTTAAGTAATTTGAAGAAGACAGGAAATACCAGTTGGATTCAACTTGTTTTaactttatatttatatatatcagAAACCAAACCACCCCACTACACATGTCTGCGATCCAACACAAAAAACCAGACATTTTATTGATAGGATTGAATGAGCATCTGTCAGAGGACCTAAATAGTGAATTAATGTCAAATGTCAATGGAATTTAGTTTCATTTGCGCTCTATTAAAACATCTACCCTTATTTGTTACTTATCTTAAATCCGAGCAACATAGATATGAGCAGTTGAAATATAGATTCCTTGTTTTGTATTTGTTTATTTGGTTACAAGCATAGAAATGCAACAGTCCATAAAGTTGAAGGTGCAGTATGCAGATGTAGGGCATGGGCAAGCAGACAATCAAACAAGTTATTATGACAAAAACCTTAACATTTGTCTTCTCACATTTGTCCACATATCTTTGTATCATGAAGTCATACTGTTTTGTTTCTTAAAAACTTAGACGAAAattttccttaaatttctccatttgattaaaaaaattaatatttttacatttgataaacatgtcaaattgcatattttttatgtttaatttggtttattgatGAACTGAATCCTGCTAATTAAGTGTTTTATGATTTAAttcttgtcagggatgcaattgatCAAAAGCAAGCTGAAAAGGGgccaaattagaagaaaattattGGAATGGGCCAAAGCGAAAAGATGGAGCAAGCCAAGGACTAGTCATaaatttgactttgtaaaagccaaaaataggaaattctattttaagtttatttatttttaattattattattttagattttatattaattttcttaaGCTATTTTAGTAAACCCTATCTATATAAATAGGAGTTTTAGTTCTtaggaaatcatccattaatcaattgtctttacattcctatttcattttggAATTCCATTAtccattttgttttcttttcttaattcaattgagcattagattattttgtcttctttttacaaaatttgtcTAATTCTCTTTGTAATTTTCCTATCCATTTCCACTACCTTTTCATATAATTCCTATCATTTCCATAACCTTCaagcatgattaaattcatgccacACTAAACCCTTTCACTTTAAGCGGTGTTAACCTGTCAAAATACTCGTGAGTTCTGAACCCGAGCTGTTTAACTCCCAACTTTCGATATTTATTATTTCCCCGGATTAAGAGTATGACTTTGTCAACTCACAAAGTCAAGTCAATACTGAGTCAAAAAAGACGTCGTTTGAGTTAGTGTGGCTAGACGTACAGTTGGAATTCCGAAAGGATCGATTGTCTAATTGGTCTTCCGTGAACACATTGGCGTGCCAAGTGGGGATTGCTGTTTGGTTCCGTCAAGGGAAGTAGTAACCGGATTTAAATGTCTCAACGTTGAGGGCATTGGTTCGAGCTAGGCTCTTCTAAAATGCAAAGCTGCCGGAGTTCTAAATCACGAACGTTTCGTAGGTTGTTCGATCGGTAAGGGTTAGTTATAGGACATTCCATAACTAATTTACACAAGGAATAGTTGGTGTCTGAGGCGTCCTTGGtagctataactagcttatcgAAAAAGAGGAGTTCATCTAATTTCGAGGAACGGGTCAAAGACGGGAAAACCCGTGCTTAAGGCTGAGCTAAGTTTTATTGATTTTCCTTTAAAtctttttgttatttatttttatttcatcttttactttttactttttacgttttcttgtgtttatttcaggtttcatattttatttccccCCTAAACGTCGCGGGCACGACAACTGCCCAGACACTAATCTGGTCAAGAAACAAACAATTTTAAGTAATTCCAGTCTCTGTGGGATCGACCCTACTCCCTATACTGCTTTAATTTGCAAACTAGGTGTAGGTTTATATTGGTGGAATCGACAGCCATCAACATTACATCAAataacaatttaattatttttgttaaaaaatttatctATTTGTATTGTTACTAACTTATGTGTCTACCAGAATAATTAGGCAACGACACATGGCATACCATGCTGACATACAAAGATCATTTTAATGTAGAAATGGATGAAACTTTTAAAAGAACAACCAATTTGCTATTCGATTTAATATATATGaattaatttgttcatttttttagtagaggggAAAAATATAATCTGATTCTTACTGTAAGAAACTCCGTAGTATAAGAATGTATAGTCTTAATCATAATTCATAGTTAAATACACCCATCAATCTGTAACATTCAGCAACTTTCTCGTCTGGTCTGTTCAAGTGTATTCTACTTGTATACTAAATTGGCACACCCCTCTTCACCACAACACCTAAACTCAGCAGATGGAGCTCATGACCGGCCTTCCTTTTCTTCTCTCTTCAAAGATTTCGGCTCTCTATACCTCTTACAGTATAAACTGTACCATTATCTAACATCCATTGCTTTTGTGTTGTAATATGTGTATTGAAATTTAACCATTGTTGAGAGGAACAAAGGGAAAAAAAATTCTTTGCTtttgaaatttaagaaaaattgagTGTTTTTGAAAGAAAATGGTGGGACTCAAAAATCATAATCGAAACATGTGCAAGCGTGAATCTAATTCCCCATCAGATTCGAAAAATGAAAAAATTGGGGTTACCCCAATGATCCTCAAGATAAAAAGAAGGTTCAATTCTATCATAAAATCAAAGAGGATCAAACAGATTGCAAACCTTCAGTAGTGTTGTATTTCGTTGAGACATTACATCAAACACTGGACCTGCCCACCTGCAAGGAAGACTTCAACTAATCATAACACCCCCCCCCcccttctcaaaaaaaaaaaaaaaactcatgtaCCTCGTTTTGTGATTGTGATTGGAAGCTTATTGTGCGAGTcaaattcaattattttaatACTTAAGAGGATCATTTCGTATATAATCAATTTGATCCACCAATCTCTTATAATAATTGAGTATTTTAATTTCAAACCGTCTAATCAAACCCATTTAATTTTGATACGTTAAgttgtttttttaaattaaaatattctatattatatctaaataataatatattattataatatatgatattagaacattatatttatcatatattataaatattatatatattaaattggtTGGTTTggttatgaattttaaaattgaaaatcgaCGAGTTTAACTATTCTAATTGAGATTAGTGTGAAAATAATAGTGTATTTATCTGCGGTATTAATGTAAAAACAGTAATGACGGTAATATTAGATATTATAACAATGCTATAGCAtgagataaaaaaaataaacgGACCACACTGAAATAAACGCTCATCCAAAAGGACCCTAAAAAAATTCAATGTATCAATTAAGTTTGTTATAACTAATTTTTGTTCATCTCTATTAATATTTTATTGGAGTAGCTTACGAGGTTAATCaagttttttttatcaaaaagataattaaaaaaaaaactccaaaGTGAACTCAAGCACAACCAatcaagtttgaagatgaatatgaaaattgagtttttatttatttattaggtAAATGAGCTTAATCGAACTAGCTCGAGCTCTTTAATTTTAATCTTGATTTgaactttaattttaaaaataaaattggatAAAACTCACTAAATATAATATTCTACATTCGATCCAGTCGTTAAATTTGAATGCGTAACGTCACGTTACATTGCCGAAACAACTCAGACTATTTGAAGTAATTTAATCAAACAATTTAACATTAATTTATAATAATCACATACAATCACAATTATTAACATAAACATAATGCTTCTATGTTATATGATTCTATAAATAGGGTTACAAGTTTATGTTTGATAAAAATGAAGTTttgattcaaaattcaaaatctatttataaaatttcaacaTTATGTATTGagacattaattaaaaataattatacatATTGATAAaagaattctttttatttttaatactaAATGAATAGTACGTTAGAAAAGTCAATTTGTGCGAAAAACAAGCCTTTTCAAAAATAAGAGGAgcctttcaatttttttttttaaaataggtCTCCATTTAATTGTCTTTTTAgatcttaaatttatttatttttgtcaaATTCAatgaaaaagttaatattttttaattttactgaCGTGCCATACTGTAGATTGTCACATGGATGATATATTAACATTTAATtgactttttaaatttaaaaaattataaaaatattacaaaatatttttaaaaagcaaaattattaaaattattaaagtataaattttaaaattaattaaatattgatatGTTATCTACGTGTATGTTACGTTAACAAAGTTAACACtttaattttttcattcattttgaggtgatactacaaaataataaattcaaaaaaaaaaaaagtaaatttggTGGAGGGCTAACAtatttttaaaaggaaattagagttccaaaa from Gossypium arboreum isolate Shixiya-1 chromosome 9, ASM2569848v2, whole genome shotgun sequence includes the following:
- the LOC108454867 gene encoding uncharacterized protein LOC108454867 isoform X2, which translates into the protein MSVSQLGSNLAAADEMSNSTEQTLDGEPRPSDRSPKNQLREDQQQAQEWETLARAWVGAFPEAKAVTESQVEVWIDSNFGSLPADLQSMPRSELIERLLSIQNYLRFPSQTQDREPSQHDLPPARFQRTDQWIPVYSWLESLDTDEVVKSKDILDWLNDNPQVKDQLCSRHSRYHLMHYIKKCHLKILKRREKKVGSQPLNKESVLKVRKDVVAKKPAPVPNNPLNNIPKDSDLYIAKRNEALRKYEM
- the LOC108454867 gene encoding uncharacterized protein LOC108454867 isoform X1, yielding MSVSQLGSNLAAADEMSNSTEQTLDGEPRPSDRSPKNQLREDQQQAQEWETLARAWVGAFPEAKAVTESQVEVWIDSNFGSLPADLQSMPRSELIERLLSIQNYLRFPSQTQDREPSQHDLPPARFQRTDQWIPVYSWLESLDTDEVVKSKDILDWLNDNPQVKDQLCSRHSRYHLMHYIKKCHLKILKRREKKVGSQPLNKESVLKVRKDVVAKKPAPVPNNPLNNIPKDSDLYIAKRNEALRKYEILLELEKKLSPVFSMKK
- the LOC108456402 gene encoding zinc finger protein SHOOT GRAVITROPISM 5-like — protein: MEEQDEKELQLLPTSLTIASPSPTLSHSSSLTYRSTTMMSDQFLGPSSSLDLQLSISLRPVHQHPSNRNDFDRVESLKQRTAEQIRLAAIEKAYAERVRELTKREMEMARSDFARAKHVWKRAREDVEKAEKMKERATLQIDSTCMEITCQSCRQRFKP